CTTTCGCCCGTGGAGATTTTTAGTGTGGCCCGTTAAGGGAAAAGCTTGCCTGCCTGTTTCCGGCGGGATTATTTGTGGTTTAACAGCTCCACGAACCGCATCCGCAGGTCGTAAAGCGTGTGGGAAAGAAGCCTTTGCTCATCCGGCGCAAGGTTGCCCCGCGTTTTTTCTTCCATCATGGCCAATATGTCTATGCTCTGCTTGGCCAAATCCAGGTTGATGGATGTTTTCCCGGAATACGGGTCCTGAAACCCGCCCATGTGATACACCGCGCTAGATGACAACGACAGTATGAAGGTGGAGAAATCTATGGGTGGAGGGGCCGCGCCCTCGGCGTCCTCCTGCGGGGCTTGGGACTCCACCGGTTCTTTGGGGGCGGGCGA
This DNA window, taken from Nitrospinota bacterium, encodes the following:
- a CDS encoding DUF1844 domain-containing protein, producing MGDKTGEGEKHFTFVDKRKRGSEDETVKPEPSPAPKEPVESQAPQEDAEGAAPPPIDFSTFILSLSSSAVYHMGGFQDPYSGKTSINLDLAKQSIDILAMMEEKTRGNLAPDEQRLLSHTLYDLRMRFVELLNHK